One segment of Solanum lycopersicum chromosome 1, SLM_r2.1 DNA contains the following:
- the LOC104647245 gene encoding uncharacterized protein, translating to MTVKDYDLKFTLLSKYSPSLVANPRDLINRFMTKVSILVEEECRMPMLFDDMDISELMVFAQKLEESKIKKDKKRNRIHKDGSDGHGRSMKQQNFLRQGYSNASRDGCYGCGENGHMMKDCPKAKDSVREGDQVASNNVEIVPQAKNRFYALRSKGDPQ from the exons ATGACTGTTAAAGATTATGATTTGAAATTCACTCTTTTGTCTAAGTATTCCCCAAGCTTGGTAGCAAACCCTAGAGACTTGATTAATAGGTTCATGACGAAGGTGTCCATACTAGTGGAAGAAGAGTGTCGTATGCCAATGCTTTTTGATGACATGGATATCTCCGAACTCATGGTGTTTGCTCAAAAACTAGAAGAGTCCAAAATTAAGAAggataaaaagagaaataggATTCACAAGGATGGATCCGATGGACATGGTCGTTCTATGAAGCAACAAAACTTTTTGAGGCAAGGTTATTCTAACGCCTCTAG AGATGGTTGCTATGGGTGTGGTGAGAATGGCcacatgatgaaggattgtcCTAAGGCAAAGGACAGTGTGCGAGAAGGAGATCAAGTTGCTTCTAATAATGTGGAAATTGTTCCTCAAGCCAAGAATAGGTTTTATGCTCTCCGATCTAAGGGTGATCCCCAGTGA
- the LOC112940673 gene encoding uncharacterized protein has translation MVKQIYDYLRGEKPKPVWKCLMFKNTERPKAIFTLWILMYRKLATVDRLAKWGLTHDTACVLCTNMDESLDHMFLQCHYVGEVWERVLAWDGLHNNRAKTWTQFVHWVIQHGKRKTTRAQLFKMILAEIVYAV, from the coding sequence atGGTTAAACAAATCTATGATTACTTGAGAGGGGAAAAACCTAAACCTGTGTGGAAATGTCTAATGTTCAAGAATACAGAAAGGCCAAAAGCTATCTTTACTCTATGGATACTGATGTATAGAAAGCTAGCAACAGTGGATAGGCTTGCTAAATGGGGGTTAACACATGATACAGCTTGTGTACTGTGTACAAATATGGATGAAAGTCTGGACCACATGTTCTTACAGTGTCACTATGTAGGGGAAGTATGGGAAAGAGTATTAGCATGGGATGGTCTCCACAACAACAGAGCAAAGACATGGACACAGTTTGTGCATTGGGTTATACAACATGGGAAAAGGAAGACTACAAGAGCTCAATTATTCAAGATGATATTAGCTGAAATTGTGTATGCTGTTTGA